DNA from Nitrospiraceae bacterium:
AACGACGGCAGCCAAAGGTGAACGTCAGTGTGAAGGGTGGCGGTTCAAGTAAGGCGATCGAGGAATTCCTACAGCCGCTTCCAATCAAAGCCGGGATGATTACACTCAAAGAAGAACGCTCTACCCACTTCCCCTTCATCGCCACGTCGCGGGAGCTCTTTGATGCAGAGATCAAAGAATTCGTCACTCAGCATGGGCACGAACCGGTGGCCGTGCCTGTCGCCGTCGACGCGGTCGCCCTATACGTCCACAAGGATAACCCTCTCACCGGTCTGACGTTGGACCAGGTCGATGCCATCTATTCAACCACCCGCAACAGAGGTTACAAGATGGAGATCAAACAGTGGGGACAGCTGGGGTTATCTGGAAGGTGGGAACGCGCCCCGATCCAGCTCTATGGCAGGGATCTGAAATCCGCAACACGAGCATTCTTCCTAGAACACTGTCTGGCTGGAGGTGATTTCACACCAGGAGTCCATGAGACCCCAGGAGCCGCCTCGGTTATTTTGGAGATAGGTCGGAATCAGATGAGCATTGGATATAGTGGCCTCGGATTGCAATCATCCATGGTCCGTGTGGTTCCACTTGCGGAGAGCGAGGGAATGCCTTTCATCGCTCCCACGTCCTCCACAATGAAAGACCAGACCTATCCCCTCCGGCGTGTGCTGTATCTTTATTTCGACAAGGCTCCTGAGTCCCCTCTGCCTCCCGCAGCGAAAGAATTTCTCTCGTTTATCATGAGTCAAGAGGGACAAGAGGCCGTGACGAAGGCCGGGTTTTTCCCACTGCCGGTGAATCAGGTGAAAAAGAGCCTGGTCACACTCAGCATGCGTTCCATGCCCGCTCAGACTATCTCCCAATAACCACTGACCAGGCCTAACAGAGGTCTAGCCGGTTA
Protein-coding regions in this window:
- a CDS encoding substrate-binding domain-containing protein translates to MVMRLKSFVRWRPLGTVTTSSRLLLVVLIVTLGAHQSGAEQGGPFASVAVDADLAHYAPQEQVAGGLRIQGSETMYPLLTRLGMEFQRRQPKVNVSVKGGGSSKAIEEFLQPLPIKAGMITLKEERSTHFPFIATSRELFDAEIKEFVTQHGHEPVAVPVAVDAVALYVHKDNPLTGLTLDQVDAIYSTTRNRGYKMEIKQWGQLGLSGRWERAPIQLYGRDLKSATRAFFLEHCLAGGDFTPGVHETPGAASVILEIGRNQMSIGYSGLGLQSSMVRVVPLAESEGMPFIAPTSSTMKDQTYPLRRVLYLYFDKAPESPLPPAAKEFLSFIMSQEGQEAVTKAGFFPLPVNQVKKSLVTLSMRSMPAQTISQ